Proteins encoded within one genomic window of Rhinoderma darwinii isolate aRhiDar2 chromosome 5, aRhiDar2.hap1, whole genome shotgun sequence:
- the KHDRBS3 gene encoding KH domain-containing, RNA-binding, signal transduction-associated protein 3 yields MEKYLPQLLAEKDALDPSFSHALRMVTEEIEKIQKEEDNDDGTEDQYIDVVINKNMKLAQKVLIPIKQFPKFNFVGKLLGPRGNSLKRLQEDTLTKMSILGKGSMRDKAKEEELRKSGEAKYFHLNDDLHVLIEVFAPPAEAYARMGHALEEIKKFLIPDYNDEIRQAQLEELTYLNGGSENAEVPVVRGKQSVRARGAPVTALSRGRGGVPPPSVGVPRGAQAPRGVTPARVPSTRARGLATRARGIPPPAGYRPPPPAQDTYGEYDYDDGYGTAYDEQSYDSYDNNYNSQVQSTGDYYDYGHGIEEDSYDSYGQEDWSNSRHKAASTRATKGAYRDQPYARY; encoded by the exons AAATTGAAAAGATTCAGAAGGAGGAAGACAACGATGACGGCACCGAAGACCAGTATATAGATGTAGTGATCAACAAGAACATGAAGCTGGCACAGAAAGTTCTAATCCCTATTAAACAGTTTCCCAAA TTTAACTTTGTGGGAAAACTCCTGGGACCACGAGGCAATTCCTTGAAAAGATTACAAGAAGACACGCTAACCAAAATGTCCATATTGGGGAAAGGATCCATGAGGGATAAAGCTAAG GAAGAAGAGCTGAGAAAAAGTGGAGAAGCAAAATACTTTCATCTAAATGATGACCTCCACGTTCTTATTGAGGTCTTCGCTCCTCCAGCAGAAGCTTATGCCAGAATGGGGCACGCCTTGGAAGAAATTAAGAAGTTTCTTATTCCC GATTACAATGATGAAATCCGACAAGCACAGCTGGAAGAACTTACATATTTAAATGGTGGCTCTGAAAATGCTGAAGTCCCGGTAGTCCGCGGCAAGCAGTCAGTCCGTGCCCGTGGAGCACCCGTCACAGCGTTGtccag GGGTCGTGGAGGGGTACCACCACCATCGGTAGGGGTACCAAGAGGAGCCCAAGCTCCCAGAGGTGTAACCCCAGCAAGGGTGCCATCCACAAGAGCAAGAGGACTTGCCACAAGAGCAAGGGGGATACCCCCTCCAGCAGGATATCGACCCCCACCACCAGCACAGGACACTTATGGTGAATAT GATTACGATGATGGTTATGGAACAGCATATGATGAGCAAAGCTATGATTCTTACGACAACAACTATAATTCACAAGTACAGAG CACGGGGGATTATTATGATTATGGACACGGGATTGAAGAAGACTCCTATGACTCCTATG gacAAGAAGATTGGTCAAATTCCAGACACAAGGCTGCTTCCACAAGAGCCACAAAAGGAGCCTACAGAGATCAACCATATGCAAGATACTGA